A genomic stretch from Bacteroidales bacterium includes:
- a CDS encoding 4Fe-4S binding protein yields the protein MNKNTNHKLVYTIKERCRVCYTCVRECPAKAIRINNGQAEVIHERCIGCGNCIKVCSQNAKTFVRNDADVLELLNGSNQVFALLAPSFPVEFCEVDNYKKVLGAIKKLGFSKIIEVAFGAELVARKYKELYQNENSFYITSDCPAVTFFVRQYYPELTVNLAPIVSPMVATARAVKKYYGQDVKLVFIGPCISKKVESNEVDVAITYKELRSLFNQKHIVEDECPESDFDYPKAYKATVFPINFGLSQTMGRYYDLFENKFLVAQGKEDMQQAIKWFSDESHEKKNLELLCCEGCIMGPGITNPIVSKFVKQNLLISYARQRLNETTTEEFEQTIQAFSGIDLSTKFTPQDRRIAIPSYDEIDKVLRKMEKKTASDMLNCGACGYATCIDHAIAIIEGIAETEMCLPYTIESLHKSVKDLALTNDKLSSAQIALRQAEKLAHMGQLSAGIAHELNNPLGVIIMYCNLLLEECPPDSPMRKDLELIVEQGNRCKKIVSGLLNFARRNQVNATETDLYALTEKALEAVLIPDFIKTNIQADRKPMLAIIDADQILQVLINLIRNAADAITHKSGIIDIFLTEEPNYFVIKVKDNGTGIAEENKAKLFEPFFTTKPIGVGNGLGLPIVYGIVKMHKGIIEVETNDDVKKGPTGTTFIVKLPKN from the coding sequence ATGAATAAAAATACAAACCATAAACTGGTATATACCATAAAAGAGCGTTGTAGGGTTTGCTATACTTGTGTAAGAGAATGCCCTGCCAAAGCTATTCGCATCAATAATGGACAAGCCGAAGTTATACATGAACGTTGTATTGGTTGTGGAAATTGTATTAAAGTTTGTAGTCAAAATGCCAAGACATTTGTACGAAATGATGCCGATGTTTTGGAGCTTTTAAATGGCTCTAATCAAGTTTTTGCTCTTTTAGCTCCAAGCTTTCCAGTTGAGTTTTGCGAAGTTGATAATTATAAAAAAGTACTCGGAGCAATTAAAAAACTTGGTTTTTCTAAAATTATAGAAGTCGCATTTGGGGCTGAACTGGTTGCTCGTAAATACAAAGAATTATATCAAAATGAAAATTCGTTTTATATTACATCCGATTGTCCGGCTGTTACTTTTTTTGTACGCCAATATTATCCGGAGTTAACGGTTAATTTAGCTCCTATTGTTTCGCCCATGGTTGCTACTGCTAGAGCAGTAAAAAAATATTACGGACAAGATGTGAAGTTGGTTTTTATTGGTCCTTGTATATCTAAAAAAGTGGAGAGCAACGAAGTAGATGTAGCAATAACCTATAAAGAGCTACGTAGCTTGTTTAATCAAAAACACATTGTCGAAGACGAATGTCCAGAATCTGATTTTGATTATCCAAAAGCATATAAAGCAACTGTTTTTCCTATAAATTTTGGACTATCGCAAACGATGGGACGTTATTATGACTTGTTCGAAAATAAATTTTTAGTTGCTCAAGGAAAAGAAGACATGCAGCAGGCTATAAAATGGTTTTCGGACGAAAGTCACGAAAAAAAGAATCTTGAATTATTGTGTTGCGAAGGTTGTATTATGGGACCTGGCATTACCAATCCTATTGTTAGTAAATTTGTAAAACAAAATTTACTTATAAGCTATGCACGTCAAAGGTTAAACGAAACGACTACCGAAGAGTTTGAGCAAACGATACAAGCTTTTAGCGGCATAGATTTATCCACGAAATTTACTCCACAAGATAGAAGAATTGCTATCCCATCGTACGATGAAATAGATAAGGTTTTAAGAAAAATGGAAAAAAAAACAGCATCCGATATGCTTAATTGTGGAGCGTGTGGTTATGCAACCTGTATCGATCATGCCATTGCCATTATTGAAGGAATTGCCGAAACAGAAATGTGCTTACCCTATACCATTGAGAGTCTGCATAAATCAGTAAAAGATTTAGCACTTACCAACGATAAGCTTAGTTCGGCACAAATAGCCTTGCGACAAGCCGAAAAGCTTGCACACATGGGACAACTGTCGGCAGGTATCGCTCACGAATTGAATAACCCCCTTGGTGTTATTATTATGTATTGTAATTTGTTGCTCGAAGAGTGTCCACCCGACTCTCCTATGCGTAAAGACCTTGAATTAATAGTAGAACAAGGGAACCGATGCAAAAAAATTGTTAGCGGATTATTAAATTTTGCTCGAAGAAATCAAGTGAATGCCACTGAAACAGATTTGTATGCATTAACCGAAAAAGCCTTAGAAGCAGTTCTTATACCCGATTTTATTAAAACGAATATTCAAGCAGACAGAAAACCAATGTTGGCAATAATTGATGCGGATCAAATATTGCAAGTATTAATTAATCTTATTAGAAATGCAGCCGATGCTATAACTCATAAATCTGGCATTATTGATATTTTTTTAACAGAAGAACCCAATTATTTTGTTATTAAAGTTAAAGACAATGGAACAGGTATTGCCGAAGAAAATAAAGCAAAACTTTTTGAACCCTTTTTTACAACTAAACCCATTGGGGTTGGAAATGGTTTGGGCTTGCCAATTGTTTATGGAATTGTTAAAATGCATAAAGGTATTATCGAAGTAGAAACCAACGATGATGTTAAAAAAGGACCAACAGGAACAACATTTATTGTAAAACTACCTAAAAATTAA
- a CDS encoding response regulator: MATILLVDDDYDFLYQSKIWFSQANFKVITCNASTEAAKIIEQIKPDIALIDLMMETHDAGFVLARKIKQLYPNLPVIMLTAVSSELGISFDTNDHNSKNWLHVDAIIDKGKDFKYIQKIIEQYI, translated from the coding sequence ATGGCAACAATACTATTAGTGGACGACGATTACGACTTTTTATATCAGTCGAAAATCTGGTTTTCGCAAGCTAATTTTAAAGTAATAACATGCAATGCTAGCACTGAAGCAGCTAAGATTATAGAACAAATAAAACCCGATATAGCACTCATCGATTTAATGATGGAAACTCACGATGCTGGATTTGTTTTGGCACGAAAAATAAAACAGCTCTATCCCAATTTGCCCGTTATTATGCTAACAGCTGTTAGTTCAGAGTTAGGAATTTCGTTCGATACCAACGATCATAATTCAAAAAATTGGCTTCATGTTGATGCTATTATTGATAAAGGGAAAGATTTTAAATATATACAAAAAATTATTGAACAATATATTTAG